ACTAGTGAATTACCTAAACAGATATTGCATTAACAAATAACAAATAGATTGGCAACGTTCTGAGTGGGAGTCCAAAGTCCAGAGTGATAGAGTCCAGACAACTACATCCTAGATCCAAATAATTTTACAACTACTAAAGTATATCGTACAATCATATTCAAGTTTGGCCCACACGTCATATGCATTGTCATACGCAAGATCATTCAGTCTGCCTCTATTCCTGGAAGAGCATCAAGAAGAAACCGTAGAGGATCATGTCAAGAGCTAGCTACCACACAGCATTAGATGATTCATTGTAGAATCTCCAAAGAATTGGTTTCAGTTTCAGTTTCAGTTTCATCACATCAAAAGCAACAGGGTTAGTCAAATGAGAAGAAACAAGTTTGTATGCAGGTCACATTAGCATAAAAATGAACAGATCAAAACTAAGTCCACATTCAAAATGCATAAGAAATAAGATGGTCCAATGTCTAAAAATAAACAAAGTGATATCATCTTTTACATAAATTGATTGTGCCAACATTGTACCTCCTCTTCTGAAGCCATGCTTGCTGTTGTGCTTGCTGCCTTGAGAGACTTCGGTAATAGTATTGGAACTGAaagcagaaaaaaataaaatgaaaatatgAATGTCTTTGCTAGAATGAAGCAAGCCTAATCCTTTGTGTGGCAGAACAAACCTTATTCTGTTCAGAAGAGAGATCTTCCATACAATCAATCAAAAATTCTAAGTTTCTCTCCATGTATGGAGCAGTAGATAACTTCAGTCGATCATAATCACACTGTCATAAAATCTCCAGGTATTTTAGACTTATGAATGAAAAGAGACACCAGAAATTCACAGAATGATCCAGTAGAGCATTTATAGAATGGAAAAACTATCAGACCTGGGCAACAGGAGATTCAGGCTCTAACTCTGTCATGAATGCACTAATAAGTGCAGAATTAGAAATTTTAATCTGCCAGATCAACCAATGCAAAATATACCTCATGATAAAATTTAAGCAAATAAGTGGATATATATTTGCAAACTCAAGTTGGAAAAACATGTACTGTAGCTTCAAACGACAGCTTAACATAAACAACTCACAGGAATCTCCTCAAAGATATCGACCCATGACAGTTTCTTTTCCCTCAACCTACAAAAGGCAAAGCAGTAGCATGTATAGTACGTAGAAATATAGCAATCAACTACTTGATTAACTTAGATCACAAAGGAAGACGTACTTCTCcccagtaaaattatttttacggTGAAGATCCATAAAAGAGTCTGTGAGTTTCAAGGCCTTGAGAGCTAAAGCACCTTGAGAAGACCTTGATGGATCATATATGATACACACACATCTTCTAATATTCTCCTGCATCAAGAATAatgttatataaaattaatacaaGGTCGAAGATATTCATCAAGGACAAAACAGAACCATCAGATATTAACCAAAGCAACATAATAGACAAATATAAAGAACCAAGTACACCACCAACCATTACCATCAAAATATAAGCAGACATCATTCCAAATTCTAAATATCACACACGGATGCACAATTGAATTAAAgtccaatttttttctctttaaatcttcatgatgaatattttgcatCACTCTGCAGTGTTAGCAGGTAttgtgatgaaaatatcataCTAGCCCATAGTTTATAACCTTAAATTAGAGCCGCACAAACTTTCCAAGCACACCAACAGCCATCATATTCTTTTTCTTATGCCAACCACCTACCAAAAGCATTGCCCTGAGTTTATGTCAGATATTGTACTCAGGATACAAGATGTCTCATGGAATCACATGAAATAGGTTTCACAAGACAGTTTACATGCTCATCCAGCCTCTCAGGTAGATTTCATCTTAGTTGTGGTCTACAAAATAGAAATGGACAGAATCCATCCCACGAGTTCTCCCAATTCTGGGTGTGACTACATTTCCTTGAGTGCAAGTTACCCTAATCTCTGATTTGAGAGAAGAAAAACAATAGCGAGAAGAGGGAAAACATGAGTATtagcacacacacaaaaaaaagaaaaatcatgtgaCCAGCTACAAGAAGTATGACACCTTGGATTCAGCAGGCATCAGAAGGCAGAGAATCCAACCTTTGGCCAGACAACTTAAAGCAACCATTATCCACTAGCAGCAAGAAAAATTTACTTTTTCTACTGGTAGTTTCCACTTCTTTTGTCATTCCTAGAAatttgatgacatataaaatcattaaaaaatcaACCTATGAGATCTAAAAATGTCTCCCCCTCTTCCGGCAGCCCTCTAGCATTGTTGTTGCCTATTCTTGACCACCACCCCCTACCCTTCCCTTCTTTCTTTCATTGTCATCTCCATCTGTTTAATATTCAGAAAACATGGTGTATCATAGACGTTCTCCATCCCCTTCACGTCACAAAGCCATGTATTTCAGGATGGAAACTAGGGAACTTTATAAACAAAAAGCAGTTATGTTAGAAATAGTGTAACCTTCCATTGTGAGAATATGACCAAGGATCTTTCCATTACCTGGTAATTCATGAATGTTTCGATCAGCTCCACAGTCTGAAAAGATCCCAATAAAGTTGACTGatacctgaaaataaaagacAATCATAAAAGGATATAGGTTGTAAAAGCTTGAGAATCTAAACATGAGCACTTTGATATGAACAAAGTTCCTATTAATAAGATAATAATACACAGTTTATCCACAAAAAATGTAGCTAATGAAGAGatcgagaaataataatttgaaattatgtttttacaggaattTCCACCAAAAGCTCAGAACTCATTCTCCCGCAGGCCACAATTAAAACCTCAACAAAACATCAATACGAAAATTATATCAATGGATTCCAATCTGCAAAAGGTTCCAAGGGAGATTTGACAAGAGTGACGACTCTAGTTATCCAAGGCAAATCTAGAAATGGAAGTTTCCCATAAAAGGTAAATGGTAGACAAACTTAAAGGAAGCCATTTCTGCACGTGAGTGACTTATAGCATAACAAAGTTATTTACAAGAGGTCAGATTTTCAGTGCAGATGATTGAACCAAAGATTGATAGAAGTTGAGGATGTTCCCAAAATGACTCATCACCATCCACCACAATGAAGTTCTGAGGGATCCTATGTAAAATCCCAAGCCGGTTTTACCTTACAGATGTATCAGTTTTTGGCTATAATAGCAGCTTTGATCATATGTAAGATGATCGAACATTATAGGCAGAATGTGATAAAGAGCAATAATTTTACCAATATATTCTTGAGGATGAAGGCCCTATTAAATTGCTTATAAGGTGATTCAAAGGAAAGTTTTCCCACAACAAATGCTTCAACATTAAAAATACAAAACAATAATGCATACCATCCGATGGTATTATTGTCGACATTGACCTCCCTTAAGCATCTCATCATTTCCAGCTGATAGTTGGCTCCATCTGCTTCAATCTCCTCATCTTCTTCCCGTATCTTTGACGGATGAacataaaaatgagaaaaaaaatatattttccttaAACATCACTGAATCATTATCATTTATTTGGTCTACGATTGATAAGTAATCACTTCATACCGGGAAAGGAAAACAGTTGGTGACTTCAAGAACACTCCCAACATCCAAACCAAGAAGTTGACCTGTGACTAAAGCTGGTGAGAATTCATTGCAATGTTTGATTATCTTCAGAACAGCCTGCACAACATCAACCAGAGAATATACAGCCTGTTGGAAACTTCTTTCATCATGATAAATTAGCACCTGAAAGCAAGAACTTCCAGAACAATATCTTTACTTTACAATGAGAAAAACCGATCAGATACCAGGACGATATAAGAATTAATCATGGCCCATCCACCTTATGGGACATTGATTTGGGATTGAAGACAGTCAAAAAGCATCATCCATGTTCCAAATATATGAGGTCCATAACACATGCAATAATTATGTAAACAAAAACATAGTTTAAGTCAACAGTTTTGTAGGATAATTCAAAAGAATATGCAATAAGCCAATAACAGATGACTCTTTGCTCTTTCGAACAATGGATCCAGCACGAGAAAGGTTTAGGTGATTCTgaaaaaatcactagaaaggtttaTCATATCCTTCTAACTCAAACTTGCAGCAAATACGATTGTCCATCAAATTTGTCAAAGGGGCTTAAGGTAAGGGCATGGTGTGTGCATGTGAACCatcatttatatttttcttttacatGGTAAACTATATTGTGTTCTCCATACACGTGCCAAACAAACACACACACGTAATACTTTCAATATATTATTTCTTTTGGCTACTGACAGTTCTGCCTAACAAATCCACCTCAACATCTTTGATACCATCAGAAAATCAACCTGACTATATCGACATCATAATTAGGTAAATCTTCAATGATATACTAATGTTCTAATGAATCCTTTTAACTCTTAGCAGCACCTGATGATCCATAGATCTTCCAGGGAATGTACACACGGCAAACGGAATCCATTTATTCCAAAAACGAGGAAAAATCTAGCAAATCTTAAAGAACCAAAAACAGATAAAAGAGACTATTGAGCATGTCCACATGAAGTGCTCCTATTCCTTTTGATCATAACTCCAAAAAACTGAAAAACGAACTAAGAACTTGCTGTGATAGTACATATCAGAACACATATCTCACCTCGGATACCAAACCCTAATTCTTGATTAACTTCTAATCGGAATTCCAAACTTCGATCCGAGATATAGATTACGAAAACCGATAACGCATCAAAGATAAAacacaagtttaaaatcaaaactcTAATTCTTGTTCGCGAAACAAGAATGAACGACGTTCCGAGTAAGAACCAAAACGAAAGATAAACAGAAAAACAAGAGTTGGTTCAAGATTTACCAGCCCTTCCATCTGAACAACTCGCAGAGGCGGCGCAATCTCCTCGGAGGAGGACACGGCTTGCAGGAAAGAACGAGCCATAGCTGCCAAAATCCGAACCCAACATCGAACTTTAGAAACAAGAAACTAGAAGCAGCCAAACAAATGCGATCTACCAATTGAAGATACTGGGGTCAAGGCAGAAAGAAAACGTTGAAGGAATCCACTAACAAAGACAAGATGAACTCACTGTTCGCCATCGGAGAGGGAACGGGATTAGGGCACGGCACGACGAAAGGATGACTTGCAGCTCCACTGAGACGGTTCCCTGTTGCGAAGTCTGATGACGAGGGTTACTTGGCTTTTAAGTCCCGCGGAGTAGACCCCCCTTAAACGCTTCCTTTCGCGAAGAGGATTTGTGATGATGAGGGTTAGTTGGCCTTTAAGTCGAACGTGGAGTAGGATACCTTAACCTGTCTCGCCGTGGGCAACATCcaatttcattattattattattattaagatgcTTTTAATATTACGATAATTTATtatcaaataacaaaaaaatatattacacCTTAGTATTTTCATAGGAATAATTATACATATTATAATTATCGACTACCAATAATTAGAAAATcttaataaaagaaaagaaaaataaatattatagattatctggagatgcggggtatcgatcaccgtacctctcgcatgctaagcgagcgctctaccatctgagctacatccccagtatatataataatatcgcataaaatatatatataatcattacaTAGATTATATCCTCTTGCGAAAATATCTACCTTAAAGCTAATATATCGTTTTACGAAGTTGTCGCTCTCGCACTGTATGATGAAATGGGTGGGTTTCACTATAGTTCTTTAGTTATGTC
This genomic stretch from Musa acuminata AAA Group cultivar baxijiao chromosome BXJ3-9, Cavendish_Baxijiao_AAA, whole genome shotgun sequence harbors:
- the LOC135649395 gene encoding eukaryotic translation initiation factor 3 subunit H-like gives rise to the protein MANTMARSFLQAVSSSEEIAPPLRVVQMEGLAVLKIIKHCNEFSPALVTGQLLGLDVGSVLEVTNCFPFPIREEDEEIEADGANYQLEMMRCLREVNVDNNTIGWYQSTLLGSFQTVELIETFMNYQENIRRCVCIIYDPSRSSQGALALKALKLTDSFMDLHRKNNFTGEKLREKKLSWVDIFEEIPIKISNSALISAFMTELEPESPVAQCDYDRLKLSTAPYMERNLEFLIDCMEDLSSEQNKFQYYYRSLSRQQAQQQAWLQKRRVENMARKAAGEEPLPEEDPSNSIFKPIPEPSHLDSYLITNQTSNYCNQINGVAGQNFSRLYLMKALHEN